In the Bacilli bacterium genome, AGTTCGCGATATTGCGATTGCAGCGGAGGCGATAACGGTTTATACGGCGACGCGGACGGTCCGCCACAAGGGCGATACGTTGAACGCTCCGCTCTTGCAGGCGGAGATCAGTTCGCCGCGGCCGGATGTCATCCGCGTCCGCTGGTCGCATCATGCGGGCGGCGTTGCCCGCGGCCCCGCATTTCAATTGTTCGCATCCGCCGGTTTTGCGGCGCATATTGCCGATGAGGGCGAGCGGGTCGTGCTGACAAGCGGGAAGCTATGCGTCAGCGTTCCGAAGCAAGGGCCGTGGCACGCCGATTTTTTCTACGGCGGCAAGCGCATTACCGGCACCGGCGAGAAAGCGGCGGGCTATATTCAAACAAACGAACAGCGGAGATATTTTCGCGAGCGGCTCGATCTTGGCGTCGGCGAGCACATATACGGACTTGGCGAGCGGTTTACGCCGTTTGTAAAAAACGGCCAAACGGTGGACATCTGGAATGAAGACGGCGGCACAAGCAGCGAACAAGCCTATAAAAACGTCCCCTTTTATGTAAGCAGCAGCGGATACGGCGTTTTCGTCAATCACCCGGAACATGTTTCGTTTGAAGTCGCTTCGGAAGTCGTTTCGAAGGTCCAGTTCAGCGTTCCCGACGAAGCGCTGGATTATTTCATCATCGGCGGCGCCAATCTGAAGGAAGTGCTGGGCAATTATACGGCCTTAACCGGCAAACCCGCGTTGCCTCCGGCATGGACGTTCGGGCTGTGGCTGACCACTTCGTTTACGACCGACTATGACGAGGCGACCGTAAACAGTTTTATCGACGGCATGTCGTCCCGGCGCTTGCCGTTAAGCGTGTTCCATTTTGACTGTTTTTGGATGAAAGAATACCAATGGTGCGATTTCACGTGGAATCGTGATATTTTCCCCGATCCTCAAGGTATGCTCACGCGATTGAAAGCGAAGGGCCTGAAAGTGAGCGTCTGGATCAACCCTTACATCGCGCAAAAATCGCCTTTGTTCAAGGAAGGCAAAGAAAACGGATATTTATTGAAAAAAGCGAACGGCGATGTGTGGCAATGGGATATGTGGCAGGCTGGAATGGGTCTTGTCGATTTCACCAATCCGGATGCGGTCAAATGGTATCAGAGCAAACTGCAACGGCTGATCGATATGGGCGTGGATTGCTTCAAAACCGATTTTGGCGAGCGAATCCCGACGGATGTCGTGTATTTCGACGGCTCCGATCCGGACAAAATGCATAATTATTATACGTTTTTATATAATCAGGCTGTTTTCGAATTGCTGGAGCGAAATTTCGGCAAAACGCAAGCGGCGGTGTTCGCGCGTTCGGCAACGGCGGGCAGCCAACGGTTTCCGGTGCATTGGGGCGGCGATTGCTCTTCGACGTACGAATCGATGGCCGAATCGTTGCGCGGCGGCCTGTCGTTGGGGTTGTCCGGTTTCGGCTTTTGGAGCCACGACATCAGCGGATTTGAGAACACCGCGACCCCGGATCTGTACAAGCGTTGGGTGGCCTTCGGCCTCTTGTCCTCGCACAGCCGCCTGCACGGGAACGCATCGTATCGGGTGCCGTGGCTGTTTGACGAAGAAGCCGTGGATGTCGTGCGCTACTTTACCCGTTTGAAAAATCGGCTGATGCCTTATTTGTTTAAAACGGCGGTGGAAGCGGCTGAACTGGGTCTGCCGATGATGCGGGCGATGGTGCTGGAATTTCCCGACGATCCCGCATGCCGTTATCCGGATTGCCAATACATGCTGGGAGAAAAGCTGTTGGTTGCGCCCATTTTTCGTCCCGACGGCGTCGCGACCTACTATGTGCCCCACGGGCGCTGGACGAATTTTAGGACGGGCGAAGAGATCACAGGCGGCGTGTGGAGAGAAGAAGAGCACGATTATTTCAGCCTGCCGCTGTGGGTCAGACCGAACAGCCTTATGGCGATCGGCCGCAACGAGGAACGCCCGGACTATGATTATGCCGAAGGCGTTGAATTCCGGTTGTACGCGCTGGATGAAGGCGCAAGCGCCGCAACGCGGGTGCACGATTTGCACGGAACGCCGGTCATGGCCTTGCGGGCCGAGCGAATCGGCAACCGAATCGCGATTTCCGCAAGCGGCGCCGCCAACAATTGGACGGTGCGGCTTGTCGGAATTCCGCAACTGGCATCGGTTGCGGGCGCGAGCTGGGAAAGCGACGGAGCCGATGTTACGCTGAAGCCGCAAGCTGGCTGCACCGAGATCAGCGTGGAAATATGAATTGCCAAAAACCGCCCGATTCAAATCGGGCGGTTCTCCCGCCAAAAATGTTGCCGCGCCGCATTATCCTTTGACAGCGCCGGCGACGACACCTTTGACGATGAACTTTTGCAGGAAAATAAACACGAGGATCGACGGAAAGACCGCCATAAACATTGCCGTCATCGCGTATTGCCAGTCGGTGTTGTACTGCCCGACAAAGGTATAGGCGGCCAAAGTCAACGTTTTGGTCGATTGCAGGCCGTTAACCATGATGAGCGGCAGCAGGAAATCGTTCCAGAACCACATGACATCGATGATAAAGACGGTCGTGGTGACCGGTTTTAGCAACGGGAATATGATTTTATAAAAAGTTTGGAAAGTCGATGCCCCATCCATCTTGGCGCTTTCGTCGAGCTCTTTGGGTACACTTTTCACGAAACCGTGATAAATAAAGACGGCCATCGGAGCGGCAAAGCCCCAATACTGGACGCCGAGCCCCCAAACGCTGTCGGATAAATGCAGCATTTTCATCAGCTTCAGAACGGTAACCATAATCGATTGAAACGGAATAAGCATTGGTAAAATGCAGAACAAATAAATAAAAGTGCTGGTTTTGCCTTTCGTTCTGGCAAGCATATAGGTCGCGACGGAAGCGATGGCAATCGTTCCCGCCACCCCAACGCCGGTCACGATGACGTTATTTAAAAACAGTCTGGGGTAATTCATTTCATGCCAGACATATACGTAGTTTTCCCACGCGAACCCTTTCGGCAGCGCAATCACGTTGGTCATGACTTCGGCGAAAGTTTTCAGCGAATTTTGCACAACGAGCAAGATCGGGTAGATGAACAAAAGGGCCAGGAGGATCATGGCCATTTCCAGGCCGAGCAAACCCGCTTTTTGTCTTTGCAT is a window encoding:
- a CDS encoding carbohydrate ABC transporter permease → MQRQKAGLLGLEMAMILLALLFIYPILLVVQNSLKTFAEVMTNVIALPKGFAWENYVYVWHEMNYPRLFLNNVIVTGVGVAGTIAIASVATYMLARTKGKTSTFIYLFCILPMLIPFQSIMVTVLKLMKMLHLSDSVWGLGVQYWGFAAPMAVFIYHGFVKSVPKELDESAKMDGASTFQTFYKIIFPLLKPVTTTVFIIDVMWFWNDFLLPLIMVNGLQSTKTLTLAAYTFVGQYNTDWQYAMTAMFMAVFPSILVFIFLQKFIVKGVVAGAVKG
- the yicI gene encoding alpha-xylosidase; amino-acid sequence: MKFTNGYWLVKEGVDIACATEVRDIAIAAEAITVYTATRTVRHKGDTLNAPLLQAEISSPRPDVIRVRWSHHAGGVARGPAFQLFASAGFAAHIADEGERVVLTSGKLCVSVPKQGPWHADFFYGGKRITGTGEKAAGYIQTNEQRRYFRERLDLGVGEHIYGLGERFTPFVKNGQTVDIWNEDGGTSSEQAYKNVPFYVSSSGYGVFVNHPEHVSFEVASEVVSKVQFSVPDEALDYFIIGGANLKEVLGNYTALTGKPALPPAWTFGLWLTTSFTTDYDEATVNSFIDGMSSRRLPLSVFHFDCFWMKEYQWCDFTWNRDIFPDPQGMLTRLKAKGLKVSVWINPYIAQKSPLFKEGKENGYLLKKANGDVWQWDMWQAGMGLVDFTNPDAVKWYQSKLQRLIDMGVDCFKTDFGERIPTDVVYFDGSDPDKMHNYYTFLYNQAVFELLERNFGKTQAAVFARSATAGSQRFPVHWGGDCSSTYESMAESLRGGLSLGLSGFGFWSHDISGFENTATPDLYKRWVAFGLLSSHSRLHGNASYRVPWLFDEEAVDVVRYFTRLKNRLMPYLFKTAVEAAELGLPMMRAMVLEFPDDPACRYPDCQYMLGEKLLVAPIFRPDGVATYYVPHGRWTNFRTGEEITGGVWREEEHDYFSLPLWVRPNSLMAIGRNEERPDYDYAEGVEFRLYALDEGASAATRVHDLHGTPVMALRAERIGNRIAISASGAANNWTVRLVGIPQLASVAGASWESDGADVTLKPQAGCTEISVEI